A single Macaca fascicularis isolate 582-1 chromosome 13, T2T-MFA8v1.1 DNA region contains:
- the GDF7 gene encoding growth/differentiation factor 7, producing MDLSAAAALCLWLLSACRPRDGLEAAAVLRAAGAGPVRSPGGGGGGGGRTLAQAAGAAAVPAAAVSRARAPRRAAGSGFRNGSVVPHHFMMSLYRSLTGRAPARAAAVSASGHGRADTITGFTDQATQDESAAETGQSFLFDVSSLNDADEVVGAELRVLRRGSPEPGPGSSTSPPLLLLSTCPGAARAPRLLYSRAAEPLVGQRWEVFDVADAMRRHRREPRPPRAFCLLLRAVTGPVRSPLALRRLGFGWPGGRGSAPEERALLVVSSRTQRKESLFREMRAQARALGAALAAQPPPDPGTGTGSPRAVTAGRRRRRTALAGTRTAQGSGGGAGRGHGRRGRSRCSRKPLHVDFKELGWDDWIIAPLDYEAYHCEGVCDFPLRSHLEPTNHAIIQTLLNSMAPDAAPASCCVPARLSPISILYIDAANNVVYKQYEDMVVEACGCR from the exons ATGGACCTGAGTGCCGCCGCCGCGCTGTGCCTCTGGCTGCTGAGCGCCTGCCGCCCCCGCGACGGGCTGGAAGCGGCCGCCGTGCTACGAGCGGCGGGGGCTGGGCCGGTCCGGAGCccggggggcggcggcggcggcggcgggcggactcttgcccaggctgcggGCGCCGCGGCTGTCCCGGCCGCCGCGGTTTCCCGGGCCCGCGCCCCGCGCCGCGCCGCGGGCTCCGGCTTCAGGAACGGCTCGGTGGTGCCGCACCACTTCATGATGTCGCTTTACCGGAGCCTGACCGGGAGGGCTCCGGCCCGGGCAGCCGCTGTCTCCGCCTCGGGCCATGGTCGCGCGGACACGATCACCGGCTTCACAGACCAGGCGACCCAAG ACGAATCTGCAGCCGAAACAGGCCAGAGCTTCCTGTTCGACGTGTCCAGCCTTAACGACGCAGACGAGGTGGTGGGTGCAGAGCTGCGCGTGCTGCGCCGGGGATCTCCAGAGCCGGGCCCAGGCAGCTCGACTTCcccgccgctgctgctgctgtccaCGTGCCCAGGCGCCGCCCGAGCGCCACGCCTGCTGTACTCGCGGGCAGCTGAGCCCCTGGTCGGTCAGCGATGGGAGGTGTTCGACGTGGCGGACGCCATGAGGCGCCACCGTCGTGAACCGCGCCCCCCCCGCGCGTTCTGCCTCTTGCTTCGCGCAGTGACAGGCCCTGTGCGGAGCCCTTTGGCACTGCGGCGTTTGGGCTTCGGCTGGCCGGGCGGAAGGGGCTCTGCGCCAGAGGAGCGCGCGCTGCTAGTCGTCTCCTCCCGCACGCAGAGGAAAGAGAGCTTGTTCCGGGAGATGCGCGCCCAGGCCCGCGCACTCGGGGCCGCTCTGGCGGCACAGCCGCCGCCAGACCCAGGAACCGGCACCGGGTCGCCAAGGGCAGTCACTGCGGGCCGCAGACGGAGGAGGACGGCTTTGGCCGGGACGCGGACAGCGCAAGGCAGCGGCGGGGGCGCGGGCCGGGGCCACGGACGCAGGGGCCGGAGCCGCTGCAGCCGTAAGCCGCTGCACGTGGACTTCAAGGAGCTCGGCTGGGACGACTGGATCATTGCGCCGCTAGACTACGAAGCGTACCACTGCGAGGGCGTTTGCGACTTCCCTCTGCGCTCGCACCTGGAGCCCACCAACCACGCAATCATTCAGACGCTGCTCAACTCCATGGCGCCAGACGCGGCGCCGGCCTCCTGCTGTGTGCCCGCGCGCCTCAGCCCCATCAGCATCCTCTACATCGACGCCGCCAACAATGTTGTCTACAAGCAATACGAGGACATGGTGGTGGAGGCCTGCGGCTGCAGGTAG